In Lacibacter sp. H375, one DNA window encodes the following:
- a CDS encoding C40 family peptidase: protein MTRHLLTYLSAILLLTSCSAVKNAFQPKQSTTASTTVEEKNEVRPEYKRVGSTGSSSSTRQSSIFQTKDVASYSSSLELFSLSQFKYAIRLDVPVETIQNKSLYELIDNWWGTPYRLGGTTQKGIDCSAFVQTLMMGVFAMQLPRTAREQKEVASWIPMDDLKEGDLIFFNTRGGVSHVGVYLHNNKFVHASTSGGVMISDLNETYWSRKLLGAGRVLQNSSPKP, encoded by the coding sequence ATGACTAGACATTTGCTTACATATCTGTCTGCCATACTACTGCTCACCAGTTGCAGTGCGGTAAAGAATGCGTTTCAGCCAAAACAATCTACAACCGCCTCAACAACAGTTGAAGAAAAAAATGAAGTGCGGCCTGAATATAAACGTGTAGGCAGCACAGGTTCTTCATCTTCAACACGGCAATCAAGTATTTTTCAAACAAAAGATGTTGCTTCTTACAGCTCATCACTCGAATTATTTTCCCTCTCACAATTTAAATATGCCATCCGTTTAGATGTGCCTGTTGAAACTATTCAGAATAAATCTTTATACGAGTTGATCGATAACTGGTGGGGTACACCTTACCGTTTGGGAGGCACTACGCAAAAAGGGATTGACTGCTCTGCTTTTGTACAAACATTAATGATGGGAGTCTTTGCAATGCAGTTACCACGCACAGCCCGTGAGCAGAAAGAAGTAGCTTCATGGATACCAATGGACGATTTGAAAGAAGGTGATCTTATATTTTTTAATACACGTGGGGGAGTATCGCATGTAGGTGTGTACCTGCATAACAATAAGTTTGTGCATGCGTCCACATCGGGAGGGGTTATGATCAGTGATCTGAACGAAACCTACTGGAGCCGGAAACTGCTGGGAGCAGGGCGGGTATTACAAAATAGTTCACCCAAACCATAA
- the hisF gene encoding imidazole glycerol phosphate synthase subunit HisF, protein MLTKRIIPCLDIKDGRTVKGTNFVDLRDAGDPVELGALYAQQGADELVFLDITATVEKRKTLSELVKRIARHVNIPFTVGGGISTVEDMSVLLNSGADKVSVNTAAFKNPQLINDIALAAGSQCCVLAIDTKKEEDGEWYVYLNGGRTKTDMKCVDWARQGVDLGAGEILLTSMNNDGTKQGFALDITKKLSVELPIPVIASGGAGTMQHFADVFELAYADAGLAASIFHFKEIEIADLKAYLKERNVAVRI, encoded by the coding sequence ATGTTGACGAAACGAATTATCCCCTGTTTAGATATAAAAGATGGCCGCACGGTGAAGGGCACCAACTTTGTTGACCTGCGTGATGCAGGTGATCCTGTTGAACTGGGTGCTTTGTATGCCCAGCAAGGCGCCGATGAGCTGGTATTTCTCGATATCACCGCTACGGTTGAGAAGCGCAAAACACTAAGCGAACTCGTAAAGCGTATTGCCCGACATGTCAATATTCCTTTTACGGTTGGTGGTGGCATCAGCACGGTGGAAGATATGAGTGTGTTGCTTAACTCAGGTGCCGATAAAGTGAGCGTAAATACGGCTGCTTTTAAAAATCCTCAACTCATCAATGATATTGCGTTGGCTGCAGGCAGTCAATGTTGTGTATTGGCAATCGATACCAAGAAAGAGGAAGACGGCGAATGGTATGTGTACCTGAATGGTGGACGTACCAAAACCGATATGAAATGTGTGGACTGGGCACGGCAAGGAGTTGATCTGGGAGCAGGTGAGATTCTGCTCACCAGTATGAATAACGATGGCACCAAACAAGGGTTCGCATTGGATATTACCAAGAAACTGTCGGTTGAGTTACCAATTCCGGTAATTGCCAGTGGTGGTGCCGGAACAATGCAGCATTTTGCAGATGTTTTTGAATTGGCTTATGCCGATGCAGGACTGGCAGCCAGTATTTTTCATTTCAAAGAAATTGAAATTGCTGATTTGAAAGCATATTTGAAGGAGAGAAATGTTGCGGTAAGGATTTAG
- the hisIE gene encoding bifunctional phosphoribosyl-AMP cyclohydrolase/phosphoribosyl-ATP diphosphatase HisIE, whose translation MKPDFSKYHDGLLPAIIQDYKTSKVLMLGFMNNDAFIKTEETGKVTFYSRSKQRLWTKGEESGNFLSVKQVLLDCDQDTLLIKAEPAGPTCHTGADTCWSEKNHSDDFLSYLEEIIELRRKSTDGKSYVKSLFDKGINKIAQKVGEEATEIIIEAKDNNEELFLNEGADLLFHFIVLLRAKNVSLQDVIYVLKQRHSHAD comes from the coding sequence TTGAAACCAGACTTTTCGAAATACCACGACGGACTGTTACCAGCCATTATCCAGGATTATAAAACCAGTAAAGTATTGATGCTTGGTTTTATGAATAACGATGCATTTATTAAAACGGAAGAAACAGGCAAGGTGACGTTTTACAGCCGCAGCAAACAACGGTTATGGACAAAGGGTGAAGAAAGCGGCAACTTTTTATCAGTAAAACAGGTGTTACTCGATTGTGACCAGGATACATTGCTGATAAAAGCTGAGCCTGCGGGACCAACCTGTCATACCGGTGCAGATACTTGCTGGAGCGAAAAAAATCACAGCGACGACTTTTTATCGTATTTAGAAGAGATCATCGAATTGCGCAGGAAAAGTACCGATGGCAAAAGCTATGTAAAAAGCTTATTCGATAAAGGGATCAATAAAATTGCACAGAAGGTGGGAGAGGAAGCAACCGAAATTATTATTGAAGCAAAAGATAATAACGAGGAGCTTTTCCTAAACGAAGGAGCAGATCTGCTCTTCCATTTTATCGTTTTATTAAGGGCGAAAAATGTTTCTTTGCAGGATGTGATTTACGTACTGAAACAGCGTCATTCGCATGCAGATTAA
- a CDS encoding TlpA disulfide reductase family protein: MQINMKFIVTICLLMSAALQLQAQQAFQIKGTIRGAKENAKVSLRMDGQDSEAIAESTVKKGKFELKGNITETALYVLSVEGGKQNLGIFLDPSVVTVNAHVDSLQKAVVNGSKTNYEFVRFRQQFDPYFMKLDGFGKQLQNPALQSKQDSIYNLVRNLVAEINTTADTYIQKNNQSPVTPLLLYVIYSVFQQADVLDSNYAKLSEVAQKSFYGRMVGGIVKDNKIGAVGTEAIDFTQADTSGNPISLQSFRGKYVLVDFWASWCGPCRMENPNLVAAYNKFKEKNFTVLGVSLDRDRTKWLEAISQDGLAWTHVSDLKFWSNEAARIYKITSIPQNLLIGPDGKIIGKNLRGEELQVRLEELFK; this comes from the coding sequence ATGCAGATTAATATGAAGTTTATTGTAACGATATGTTTGTTGATGAGTGCCGCCCTGCAACTGCAGGCACAGCAGGCTTTCCAGATTAAAGGAACGATCAGGGGTGCAAAGGAAAACGCAAAAGTAAGTCTGCGTATGGATGGACAGGATAGTGAAGCAATTGCTGAATCAACCGTTAAGAAAGGAAAGTTTGAACTGAAAGGCAATATTACTGAAACAGCGCTTTATGTGTTAAGCGTTGAAGGTGGTAAGCAGAACCTTGGCATTTTTCTCGATCCATCTGTAGTAACAGTTAATGCGCATGTTGATTCATTGCAGAAAGCTGTAGTGAACGGATCGAAAACAAACTATGAGTTTGTACGTTTCCGTCAGCAGTTCGATCCTTATTTCATGAAGCTCGATGGGTTTGGTAAACAATTGCAGAACCCCGCACTGCAGAGCAAACAGGATTCTATTTATAATCTTGTTCGCAATCTTGTAGCAGAGATCAACACTACTGCTGATACTTATATTCAGAAAAATAATCAATCGCCGGTAACACCTTTGTTACTGTATGTGATCTATAGTGTATTTCAACAGGCTGACGTGTTAGACTCTAATTATGCAAAGCTTTCTGAAGTTGCGCAAAAGAGTTTTTATGGTCGCATGGTGGGTGGTATCGTAAAAGATAATAAGATCGGTGCGGTAGGAACAGAAGCGATCGATTTTACGCAAGCCGATACATCAGGTAATCCAATATCACTGCAATCGTTTCGTGGCAAATATGTATTGGTCGATTTTTGGGCGAGCTGGTGTGGCCCTTGCCGCATGGAGAATCCAAATCTTGTTGCTGCATATAATAAATTCAAAGAAAAGAATTTCACAGTGCTTGGCGTGTCCCTCGATCGAGACCGTACTAAGTGGTTAGAAGCGATTTCACAAGATGGTTTAGCATGGACACATGTTAGTGATCTCAAATTCTGGAGCAACGAAGCAGCACGCATCTATAAGATCACATCTATTCCACAAAATCTGTTGATCGGTCCTGACGGGAAGATCATCGGTAAAAATCTACGTGGAGAAGAACTGCAGGTACGTTTGGAAGAATTGTTCAAATAA
- a CDS encoding TlpA disulfide reductase family protein, giving the protein MNKLLSIVLVFAFVNATAQEKKFTVSGTLPPATKKYNVLLSWNNGNGAEEAKVENGKFTINGEIDEPVMATLMLQEANPPAGKVFDMTEYRRNNLTFFLDAGTITIVSKTWLSEAEVKGSAIVNDYYKYQQQTKSLKELEDKIGDVYYSYGQAKNREATNQLMEMFNVSQKLFAAEQLKFVKNNPASPVSLYMVEQSLGMDMDAATAEPMFVLLSEGLRSSEKGKQIAEMINVGKKSMVGVVAADFTQPTADGKNISLSSLRGKYVLVDFWASWCGPCRAESPNLVKAYEKFKPKNFEIFGVSLDQSKDKWLKAIKDDKYTWPQVGDMKGWENAASQQFGILGIPFNMLLDPNGVVIARNLRGEALEKKLEEILK; this is encoded by the coding sequence ATGAATAAATTGTTGTCGATTGTGCTTGTGTTTGCTTTTGTAAATGCAACAGCACAGGAAAAGAAATTTACTGTAAGCGGTACGTTGCCGCCTGCAACGAAAAAGTATAATGTATTGCTGAGCTGGAATAACGGAAATGGTGCAGAAGAAGCGAAAGTTGAAAATGGCAAGTTTACCATAAATGGTGAGATCGATGAGCCGGTGATGGCCACCCTGATGTTACAGGAAGCAAACCCACCTGCAGGTAAAGTATTTGATATGACAGAGTATCGCCGCAACAACCTTACTTTTTTTCTTGATGCAGGAACCATTACGATCGTTTCGAAAACGTGGTTGAGCGAAGCGGAAGTGAAAGGTTCAGCAATTGTAAATGATTATTACAAATACCAGCAGCAAACAAAGTCGTTAAAAGAACTGGAAGATAAGATCGGTGATGTGTATTACAGTTACGGGCAGGCGAAGAACAGAGAAGCTACCAATCAGCTGATGGAGATGTTTAATGTATCGCAGAAACTGTTTGCTGCTGAGCAACTGAAATTTGTTAAGAATAATCCTGCTTCTCCGGTATCGCTGTATATGGTTGAGCAATCATTGGGCATGGATATGGATGCAGCAACTGCAGAGCCAATGTTTGTATTGCTGAGTGAAGGATTGCGTAGTTCTGAAAAGGGAAAACAAATTGCTGAAATGATCAACGTTGGAAAGAAATCCATGGTGGGTGTAGTGGCTGCTGATTTCACACAACCAACTGCTGATGGAAAAAATATTTCACTTTCGTCGCTTCGTGGTAAGTATGTATTGGTTGATTTTTGGGCAAGCTGGTGTGGTCCTTGCCGGGCAGAAAGTCCTAATCTGGTAAAGGCATACGAAAAGTTTAAGCCGAAGAACTTTGAAATTTTTGGTGTATCGCTGGATCAATCGAAAGACAAATGGTTGAAAGCAATTAAAGATGATAAATATACCTGGCCACAGGTTGGCGATATGAAGGGCTGGGAAAATGCAGCATCTCAGCAGTTTGGAATATTAGGTATTCCGTTTAATATGTTGCTTGATCCAAACGGAGTTGTAATAGCAAGGAATTTAAGAGGAGAAGCGTTGGAGAAGAAGCTGGAGGAGATTTTGAAGTAA
- a CDS encoding beta-N-acetylhexosaminidase — MKRFLSIMFVCCTLVASAQEINIIPQPFEVKQPEKGTYTLKQKITWSSNFPDGEGTNAVTNYLAEYLKKYYNIEAVKAKGGKADIVFSSTRMPTGGALAYRLNVSKNGIRIEANFDESAFHAVQSLIQLLPVLQNGTATIPYVQIYDKARFDYRGMHLDVGRHFEPVSFIKKYIDYLALHKINVFHWHLTEDQGWRIEIKKYPELTTIGSKRNGTIIGRYPGKGNDNKPHDGYYTQEEIKEVVAYAKSRFVEVVPEIELPGHSSAAIAAYPSLSCFPNRTTEIPLNMVSLKTVQEAQKGRVKFVQETWGVFDDVFCAGKDETFKFLENVLDEVITMFPSKYVHIGGDECPKTHWKQCPNCQKRMKELKLKDEHELQSYFIQRIEKYLNAKGKTIIGWDEILEGGLAPNAQVMSWRGEAGGIAAAKENHYVIMTPGSHVYFDHKQTANEDSVTIGGFTTVQKVYTYEPVPKELPESQAKFVRGAQANVWTEYMNNSSKIEYMIFPRMAALSEVLWTAKEKRNAADFEKRLLVQFKRYDMWGANYSKAFFDPKSTVEAKK; from the coding sequence ATGAAAAGGTTTTTATCGATCATGTTTGTGTGTTGTACGCTAGTCGCTTCGGCACAGGAGATCAACATTATTCCGCAGCCATTTGAAGTGAAACAACCTGAGAAAGGAACGTACACCTTGAAACAGAAGATCACTTGGAGCAGCAATTTTCCGGATGGTGAAGGAACAAATGCTGTAACAAACTATCTCGCAGAATACTTAAAAAAGTATTACAACATTGAAGCAGTAAAAGCAAAAGGCGGCAAAGCGGATATTGTTTTCTCTTCCACCCGCATGCCTACAGGTGGTGCGTTGGCTTATCGTTTGAATGTAAGCAAGAACGGAATCCGCATTGAAGCTAATTTTGATGAGTCTGCATTTCATGCAGTACAATCATTGATTCAATTATTGCCTGTTCTACAAAACGGCACGGCTACAATTCCTTACGTACAGATATACGATAAGGCCCGTTTCGATTATCGTGGTATGCATCTCGATGTAGGTCGTCACTTCGAGCCGGTTTCTTTTATTAAGAAATATATCGACTACCTCGCCTTACATAAGATCAATGTTTTTCATTGGCATTTAACCGAAGACCAGGGATGGCGCATTGAGATCAAAAAATATCCTGAGCTTACTACGATTGGCAGCAAACGTAATGGTACAATCATTGGCCGTTACCCCGGAAAAGGCAACGACAACAAACCTCATGACGGTTATTACACACAGGAAGAAATAAAAGAAGTAGTAGCTTATGCAAAAAGCCGTTTTGTAGAAGTTGTTCCTGAAATAGAATTACCCGGTCATAGCAGTGCGGCTATTGCGGCGTATCCTTCGTTGAGCTGTTTTCCTAACCGTACAACAGAGATTCCATTAAATATGGTATCGTTGAAAACGGTTCAGGAAGCACAGAAAGGCCGTGTGAAATTTGTACAGGAAACATGGGGCGTATTTGATGATGTGTTCTGTGCGGGTAAAGATGAAACATTCAAGTTTCTTGAAAATGTGTTGGATGAAGTGATCACTATGTTCCCATCGAAATATGTGCATATTGGTGGCGATGAGTGTCCAAAAACTCATTGGAAGCAATGTCCCAATTGCCAGAAGCGCATGAAAGAACTGAAGTTGAAAGATGAGCACGAACTGCAGAGTTATTTTATTCAGCGTATAGAAAAATATCTCAACGCCAAGGGCAAAACAATTATTGGTTGGGATGAAATTCTTGAAGGCGGTCTTGCACCAAACGCACAGGTAATGAGCTGGCGTGGTGAAGCAGGTGGTATTGCTGCCGCAAAAGAAAATCATTACGTGATCATGACGCCCGGCAGTCATGTATATTTCGATCATAAGCAAACAGCGAATGAAGATTCAGTAACAATTGGTGGTTTTACAACAGTGCAAAAAGTTTATACCTACGAACCCGTTCCGAAAGAATTACCGGAATCACAAGCAAAATTTGTACGTGGTGCCCAAGCCAATGTGTGGACTGAATACATGAACAACAGCAGCAAAATTGAATACATGATCTTCCCCCGTATGGCTGCATTGAGTGAAGTATTATGGACAGCAAAAGAAAAAAGAAATGCAGCTGACTTTGAAAAACGTTTGCTTGTTCAGTTCAAACGCTATGACATGTGGGGAGCGAATTATAGTAAAGCCTTCTTTGATCCTAAATCAACTGTAGAAGCGAAGAAGTAA